A window from Candidatus Margulisiibacteriota bacterium encodes these proteins:
- the csaB gene encoding polysaccharide pyruvyl transferase CsaB, translated as MKVLISGYYGFGNVGDEAVLEAIVLGLARHDPAPAVTVLSATPRLTAEFYKVKAFPRFRFFALWRALRQTDVLLSGGGTLFQDATSRRSLWYYLFVIVLAKLARKKVMVFAQGFGPLRRPLNRWLAKLVLNRVDLITLRDDDSLAELEKCGIRRPPRFVTADPTALLELRSQGEGRRVLALEGVIFDRPLVGVAIRSVPHEPATEERVFQVLAENLDHLSQNHGLQPVFLLFQCPEDLKQANRVIALMERKSNIIFRICRPDEMLALFPSFALVIGMRLHALIFAALNTVPLLGLAYDPKVKAFMAAIGQPCLDLGEVEKMNGLVDQVAAASANIRRDLARQRDRLKEAAAKNFTLFFEKFSGNGRSGA; from the coding sequence ATGAAAGTCCTGATCTCCGGTTATTACGGGTTCGGCAATGTCGGCGACGAAGCGGTCCTGGAGGCGATCGTGCTCGGCCTGGCGCGGCACGACCCGGCGCCCGCAGTCACGGTCCTCTCGGCTACGCCCCGGCTCACCGCCGAATTTTATAAGGTCAAAGCGTTTCCCCGTTTTCGCTTTTTCGCGCTCTGGCGGGCGTTGCGGCAAACTGACGTCCTCCTGAGCGGCGGCGGCACGCTTTTCCAGGACGCGACCAGCCGGCGCAGCTTGTGGTATTACCTCTTCGTCATCGTGCTGGCGAAACTCGCGCGGAAAAAAGTCATGGTCTTTGCCCAGGGGTTCGGCCCGCTCCGCCGGCCGCTCAACCGCTGGCTGGCAAAGCTCGTCCTGAACCGGGTCGACCTGATCACCCTGCGCGATGACGATTCGCTGGCCGAGCTGGAAAAGTGCGGGATCCGGCGGCCGCCGCGCTTTGTCACGGCCGATCCGACCGCGCTCCTGGAGTTGCGAAGCCAGGGCGAGGGGCGGCGGGTGCTGGCGCTGGAAGGGGTCATTTTCGACCGGCCGCTGGTCGGCGTCGCCATCCGGAGCGTGCCGCACGAGCCGGCGACCGAGGAGCGCGTTTTCCAGGTGCTGGCCGAGAACCTTGACCACCTGAGCCAAAACCACGGTTTGCAGCCGGTCTTCCTGCTTTTCCAATGTCCGGAAGACCTGAAGCAGGCGAACAGGGTGATCGCCCTGATGGAGCGGAAGAGCAATATAATCTTCCGGATCTGCCGGCCCGACGAGATGCTGGCGCTGTTCCCAAGCTTCGCGCTGGTCATCGGGATGCGGCTGCACGCGCTGATCTTCGCGGCGCTGAACACGGTGCCGCTGCTCGGCCTGGCCTACGATCCCAAGGTCAAGGCGTTCATGGCGGCGATCGGCCAGCCGTGCCTCGATCTGGGCGAAGTGGAAAAAATGAACGGACTGGTCGACCAGGTGGCGGCGGCCAGCGCGAACATCCGGCGCGACCTGGCCCGGCAGCGCGACCGGCTCAAGGAAGCAGCGGCAAAGAACTTCACCCTGTTCTTCGAGAAGTTTTCCGGCAACGGGAGGAGCGGCGCGTGA